The Salvelinus alpinus chromosome 35, SLU_Salpinus.1, whole genome shotgun sequence genome window below encodes:
- the LOC139563999 gene encoding syntabulin-like isoform X4 produces the protein MSSEVIYGMKLVVMIWYSSTVGSEADFSSSSSTGSLKRGGSLAHNSTGKKVSSRSRGAHIRSLPVFKLAGIPSASRDAELYAPYRTVPSSTNSSSISSPTVPSRRMTPKRYHSCGDNHGIRPPNPEQYLTPLQQKEVAIRHLRSKLREVENTVHDRESEIENLKSQLGRMREDWIEEECHRVEAQLALKEARKEIKQLRQVVETMKSSLMEKDKGIQKYFVDINIQNRKLESLLHSMEMAQSGSTLQDEPTMDFICDSDSPVNDKQGEVGDQAAEEMADSGLLVNDNLEHVLMSTAVDSSHDSSGKLRCHPEAGPGVSTLLPSLEEITPLPSQPSNTFCYSTLPFPAPEDKAVQTEVVSFPPDLHSLLLQLLKLHGGAVGDALLPASTSLLEIPALQGPDSAPIPSTPNQSTLSLPSPSQPTPVLPVSPDMSSDSGLCCSDPEVMVSMRFMEELDFEVSSEEPCRAPEMDVVNKRYWSSSFLVDLVAVAVPVLPTVAWLYSRHGVNGAAPVYNIAALIRGCCMMGLHSLRHVTHHHGADV, from the exons ATGTCTTCAGAGGTTATTTATGGAATGAAATTGGTTGTCATGATTTGGTACAGCTCTACTGTAG GTAGTGAGGCAGACTTCAGCTCCTCTAGCAGCACGGGCAGCCTAAAGAGAGGGGGGAGCCTGGCCCACAACTCCACAGGGAAGAAGGTCTCCTCACGCAG TCGTGGTGCCCACATCAGGAGCCTCCCTGTGTTCAAGCTGGCAGGGATCCCCTCAGCATCCCGTGATGCGGAGCTCTATGCCCCGTACAGGACAGTCCCCTCATCCACCAACAGCAGCAGCATCTCCAGCCCCACAGTACCCTCCAG AAGGATGACCCCCAAAAGATATCACTCCTGTGGGGACAACCATGGCATCAGACCCCCCAATCCAGAGCAGTACCTCACCCCCCTGCAACAGAAGGAGGTGGCCATTCGCCACCTGAGGAGCAAGCTGAGGGAGGTGGAGAACACCGTCCACGACAG gGAGTCTGAGATTGAGAATCTCAAGTCCCAGCTGGGACGGATGAGGGAGGACTGGATCGAGGAGGAGTGCCACCGCGTCGAGGCACAGCTGGCCCTAAAAGAGGCACGCAAGGAGATCAAGCAGCTCCGGCAGGTTGTGGAGACCATGAAGAGCAGCCTGATGGAGAAGGACAAGGGCATCCAGAAGTACTTTGTCGACATCAACATCCAGAACCGCAAGCTGGAGTCCCTGCTGCACAGCATGGAGATGGCCCAGAGCGGCTCCACGCTGCAAGACGAGCCAACCATGGACTTCATCTGCGACTCCGACTCCCCTGTCAACGACAAGCAGGGGGAGGTGGGTGACCAGGCGGCGGAGGAGATGGCGGACAGTGGGCTGCTGGTCAACGACAACCTGGAGCATGTGCTCATGTCCACGGCGGTGGACTCCAGCCACGACTCTAGCGGTAAGCTGCGCTGCCACCCAGAGGCTGGTCCAGGGGTGTCCACTCTACTCCCCAGTCTGGAGGAGATCACACCACTGCCTTCACAACCCTCCAACACATTCTGCTACAGCACACTCCCCTTCCCCGCTCCAGAGGACAAGGCCGTTCAGACCGAGGTGGTGTCCTTCCCTCCTGACCTGCACagcctcctgctgcagctgctgAAGCTCCATGGTGGTGCAGTTGGAGATGCTCTCCTCCCAGCTTCTACCAGCCTCCTAGAAATCCCAGCACTGCAGGGCCCAGACTCGGCCCCTATCCCATCCACCCCTAACCAGTCCACCTTAAGCCTGCCTAGCCCCAGCCAGCCCACCCCAGTTTTGCCAGTGAGCCCTGACATGTCCAGTGATTCAGGCCTGTGTTGCTCAGACCCTGAGGTGATGGTCTCCATGCGCTTCATGGAGGAGCTGGATTTTGAGGTGAGCAGTGAGGAGCCCTGCAGGGCCCCCGAGATGGACGTGGTCAACAAACGCTATTGGAGCAGCAGCTTCCTTGTTGATCTTGTTGCTGTGGCCGTACCAGTGTTGCCCACGGTGGCCTGGCTGTATTCCCGGCATGGAGTGAATGGAGCGGCGCCAGTCTACAACATCGCAGCACTGATCCGCGGCTGTTGCATGATGGGATTGCACTCTCTCCGTCATGTCACTCATCATCATGGTGCAGATGTGTAA
- the LOC139563999 gene encoding syntabulin-like isoform X6 yields MVLSNGKRCYSGSEADFSSSSSTGSLKRGGSLAHNSTGKKVSSRSRGAHIRSLPVFKLAGIPSASRDAELYAPYRTVPSSTNSSSISSPTVPSRMTPKRYHSCGDNHGIRPPNPEQYLTPLQQKEVAIRHLRSKLREVENTVHDRESEIENLKSQLGRMREDWIEEECHRVEAQLALKEARKEIKQLRQVVETMKSSLMEKDKGIQKYFVDINIQNRKLESLLHSMEMAQSGSTLQDEPTMDFICDSDSPVNDKQGEVGDQAAEEMADSGLLVNDNLEHVLMSTAVDSSHDSSGKLRCHPEAGPGVSTLLPSLEEITPLPSQPSNTFCYSTLPFPAPEDKAVQTEVVSFPPDLHSLLLQLLKLHGGAVGDALLPASTSLLEIPALQGPDSAPIPSTPNQSTLSLPSPSQPTPVLPVSPDMSSDSGLCCSDPEVMVSMRFMEELDFEVSSEEPCRAPEMDVVNKRYWSSSFLVDLVAVAVPVLPTVAWLYSRHGVNGAAPVYNIAALIRGCCMMGLHSLRHVTHHHGADV; encoded by the exons GTAGTGAGGCAGACTTCAGCTCCTCTAGCAGCACGGGCAGCCTAAAGAGAGGGGGGAGCCTGGCCCACAACTCCACAGGGAAGAAGGTCTCCTCACGCAG TCGTGGTGCCCACATCAGGAGCCTCCCTGTGTTCAAGCTGGCAGGGATCCCCTCAGCATCCCGTGATGCGGAGCTCTATGCCCCGTACAGGACAGTCCCCTCATCCACCAACAGCAGCAGCATCTCCAGCCCCACAGTACCCTCCAG GATGACCCCCAAAAGATATCACTCCTGTGGGGACAACCATGGCATCAGACCCCCCAATCCAGAGCAGTACCTCACCCCCCTGCAACAGAAGGAGGTGGCCATTCGCCACCTGAGGAGCAAGCTGAGGGAGGTGGAGAACACCGTCCACGACAG gGAGTCTGAGATTGAGAATCTCAAGTCCCAGCTGGGACGGATGAGGGAGGACTGGATCGAGGAGGAGTGCCACCGCGTCGAGGCACAGCTGGCCCTAAAAGAGGCACGCAAGGAGATCAAGCAGCTCCGGCAGGTTGTGGAGACCATGAAGAGCAGCCTGATGGAGAAGGACAAGGGCATCCAGAAGTACTTTGTCGACATCAACATCCAGAACCGCAAGCTGGAGTCCCTGCTGCACAGCATGGAGATGGCCCAGAGCGGCTCCACGCTGCAAGACGAGCCAACCATGGACTTCATCTGCGACTCCGACTCCCCTGTCAACGACAAGCAGGGGGAGGTGGGTGACCAGGCGGCGGAGGAGATGGCGGACAGTGGGCTGCTGGTCAACGACAACCTGGAGCATGTGCTCATGTCCACGGCGGTGGACTCCAGCCACGACTCTAGCGGTAAGCTGCGCTGCCACCCAGAGGCTGGTCCAGGGGTGTCCACTCTACTCCCCAGTCTGGAGGAGATCACACCACTGCCTTCACAACCCTCCAACACATTCTGCTACAGCACACTCCCCTTCCCCGCTCCAGAGGACAAGGCCGTTCAGACCGAGGTGGTGTCCTTCCCTCCTGACCTGCACagcctcctgctgcagctgctgAAGCTCCATGGTGGTGCAGTTGGAGATGCTCTCCTCCCAGCTTCTACCAGCCTCCTAGAAATCCCAGCACTGCAGGGCCCAGACTCGGCCCCTATCCCATCCACCCCTAACCAGTCCACCTTAAGCCTGCCTAGCCCCAGCCAGCCCACCCCAGTTTTGCCAGTGAGCCCTGACATGTCCAGTGATTCAGGCCTGTGTTGCTCAGACCCTGAGGTGATGGTCTCCATGCGCTTCATGGAGGAGCTGGATTTTGAGGTGAGCAGTGAGGAGCCCTGCAGGGCCCCCGAGATGGACGTGGTCAACAAACGCTATTGGAGCAGCAGCTTCCTTGTTGATCTTGTTGCTGTGGCCGTACCAGTGTTGCCCACGGTGGCCTGGCTGTATTCCCGGCATGGAGTGAATGGAGCGGCGCCAGTCTACAACATCGCAGCACTGATCCGCGGCTGTTGCATGATGGGATTGCACTCTCTCCGTCATGTCACTCATCATCATGGTGCAGATGTGTAA
- the LOC139563999 gene encoding syntabulin-like isoform X5 gives MVLSNGKRCYSGSEADFSSSSSTGSLKRGGSLAHNSTGKKVSSRSRGAHIRSLPVFKLAGIPSASRDAELYAPYRTVPSSTNSSSISSPTVPSRRMTPKRYHSCGDNHGIRPPNPEQYLTPLQQKEVAIRHLRSKLREVENTVHDRESEIENLKSQLGRMREDWIEEECHRVEAQLALKEARKEIKQLRQVVETMKSSLMEKDKGIQKYFVDINIQNRKLESLLHSMEMAQSGSTLQDEPTMDFICDSDSPVNDKQGEVGDQAAEEMADSGLLVNDNLEHVLMSTAVDSSHDSSGKLRCHPEAGPGVSTLLPSLEEITPLPSQPSNTFCYSTLPFPAPEDKAVQTEVVSFPPDLHSLLLQLLKLHGGAVGDALLPASTSLLEIPALQGPDSAPIPSTPNQSTLSLPSPSQPTPVLPVSPDMSSDSGLCCSDPEVMVSMRFMEELDFEVSSEEPCRAPEMDVVNKRYWSSSFLVDLVAVAVPVLPTVAWLYSRHGVNGAAPVYNIAALIRGCCMMGLHSLRHVTHHHGADV, from the exons GTAGTGAGGCAGACTTCAGCTCCTCTAGCAGCACGGGCAGCCTAAAGAGAGGGGGGAGCCTGGCCCACAACTCCACAGGGAAGAAGGTCTCCTCACGCAG TCGTGGTGCCCACATCAGGAGCCTCCCTGTGTTCAAGCTGGCAGGGATCCCCTCAGCATCCCGTGATGCGGAGCTCTATGCCCCGTACAGGACAGTCCCCTCATCCACCAACAGCAGCAGCATCTCCAGCCCCACAGTACCCTCCAG AAGGATGACCCCCAAAAGATATCACTCCTGTGGGGACAACCATGGCATCAGACCCCCCAATCCAGAGCAGTACCTCACCCCCCTGCAACAGAAGGAGGTGGCCATTCGCCACCTGAGGAGCAAGCTGAGGGAGGTGGAGAACACCGTCCACGACAG gGAGTCTGAGATTGAGAATCTCAAGTCCCAGCTGGGACGGATGAGGGAGGACTGGATCGAGGAGGAGTGCCACCGCGTCGAGGCACAGCTGGCCCTAAAAGAGGCACGCAAGGAGATCAAGCAGCTCCGGCAGGTTGTGGAGACCATGAAGAGCAGCCTGATGGAGAAGGACAAGGGCATCCAGAAGTACTTTGTCGACATCAACATCCAGAACCGCAAGCTGGAGTCCCTGCTGCACAGCATGGAGATGGCCCAGAGCGGCTCCACGCTGCAAGACGAGCCAACCATGGACTTCATCTGCGACTCCGACTCCCCTGTCAACGACAAGCAGGGGGAGGTGGGTGACCAGGCGGCGGAGGAGATGGCGGACAGTGGGCTGCTGGTCAACGACAACCTGGAGCATGTGCTCATGTCCACGGCGGTGGACTCCAGCCACGACTCTAGCGGTAAGCTGCGCTGCCACCCAGAGGCTGGTCCAGGGGTGTCCACTCTACTCCCCAGTCTGGAGGAGATCACACCACTGCCTTCACAACCCTCCAACACATTCTGCTACAGCACACTCCCCTTCCCCGCTCCAGAGGACAAGGCCGTTCAGACCGAGGTGGTGTCCTTCCCTCCTGACCTGCACagcctcctgctgcagctgctgAAGCTCCATGGTGGTGCAGTTGGAGATGCTCTCCTCCCAGCTTCTACCAGCCTCCTAGAAATCCCAGCACTGCAGGGCCCAGACTCGGCCCCTATCCCATCCACCCCTAACCAGTCCACCTTAAGCCTGCCTAGCCCCAGCCAGCCCACCCCAGTTTTGCCAGTGAGCCCTGACATGTCCAGTGATTCAGGCCTGTGTTGCTCAGACCCTGAGGTGATGGTCTCCATGCGCTTCATGGAGGAGCTGGATTTTGAGGTGAGCAGTGAGGAGCCCTGCAGGGCCCCCGAGATGGACGTGGTCAACAAACGCTATTGGAGCAGCAGCTTCCTTGTTGATCTTGTTGCTGTGGCCGTACCAGTGTTGCCCACGGTGGCCTGGCTGTATTCCCGGCATGGAGTGAATGGAGCGGCGCCAGTCTACAACATCGCAGCACTGATCCGCGGCTGTTGCATGATGGGATTGCACTCTCTCCGTCATGTCACTCATCATCATGGTGCAGATGTGTAA